A section of the Zygosaccharomyces rouxii strain CBS732 chromosome B complete sequence genome encodes:
- the IRC8 gene encoding Irc8p (weakly similar to uniprot|P47046 Saccharomyces cerevisiae YJL051W Protein of unknown function localized to the bud tip mRNA is targeted to the bud via the mRNA transport system involving She2p) translates to MYRSVHRAFYQIPLVLFSSLISFTVGSLCIALVATYHQEETVLIVIACSTILYGISSLPLTLILRNAHSQFLFLKFPCILFQLTTLGASIEYFNRTTKRAIENDTYRHKNLLIGLDSLLLCSFLANGFALGCTRGPVGDLQETKDLESHEPKAFVTNLDDKIEQYVPMKHSAQTLIPEIDALRNLRQTPSWNVGQDSAMQLRGTESMSSVVQHKLQSMDLPRAATSEDNTKAKLPNLKALMTSPKLKRSFVFKFNSPKALTRRNGLGLRKRKNSTLWERENGNRSVSSRNMGRLSTIPDLSHSVLNYSGTSLNSKSGHRFDKSADSVVDPSHFRGLRKRASSAPTIELERNAIERINSALLPPCLKISEPLTASSSVPMLDFPLRALSPVTSDVSADNSIERNDLEDIPQVPQLPDETASNFLAEQDKPNMDIPLNVTLDTWEKNKENFLKRAATMQEHNNRSGCNNNGNLLPALQFESEQKPPVLEIPDLQTKDNFSFPVQKPLEVQTKFEDNNYDTISALEQYFSDIDEEEQREGINIEDGFQYHNKSPSFHSQRFSKDLQRNSIKHSPTKSLISMISGRESLGGHQRSQTLLVNNNINNNNSDGSPTKSSPSRSQRLKRMGKKLSLSNISDTMINITGNTENGNEFRSPFKDGRVRGKSVDFSYIYNLQSNHSPTKSTSGISSNHGSIYKDRRNSVATEKSMGKGVSGFQLANANATSNATSNANANTNANTTADAKVAEAIVECRTPPPPNRIPSTESSQVSAASTTNYPDIVMSEYDRERWNTLLSLQLINSKGQFNTG, encoded by the coding sequence ATGTATCGAAGCGTTCACAGAGCTTTCTATCAAATACCACTGGTGCTATTTAGCTCTTTGATATCATTTACTGTTGGTTCCCTATGCATTGCGCTGGTCGCAACATATCATCAAGAAGAGACGGTTTTGATAGTAATTGCATGCTCAACGATACTCTATGGAATATCTTCCCTCCCTTTGACACTGATTCTAAGGAACGCTCACTCTcaatttttgttcttgaagTTCCCATGTATTCTATTCCAATTGACTACATTGGGTGCCTCTATCGAATATTTTAACCGCACCACGAAGCGTGCTATAGAGAATGACACATATCGCCATAAAAATTTGTTGATTGGTCTGGATTCACTACTACTATGCTCATTCCTGGCCAATGGATTTGCATTGGGCTGTACTAGAGGGCCAGTTGGCGATTTACAAGAGACgaaagatttagaatccCACGAACCCAAGGCATTCGTGACTAATCTcgatgataaaattgaacaatACGTTCCAATGAAGCATTCTGCTCAAACACTAATACCTGAGATAGATGCGCTACGAAATCTACGACAAACTCCGTCTTGGAATGTGGGGCAGGATTCAGCTATGCAGCTAAGAGGGACAGAATCGATGTCTTCTGTGGTTCAACACAAATTACAGTCCATGGACCTACCTAGAGCTGCTACATCAGAAGACAATACAAAAGCTAAGCTTCCGAATTTGAAGGCTCTTATGACGAGTCCTAAACTGAAGAGATCATTTGTATTCAAGttcaattcaccaaaagCTCtgacaagaagaaatgggCTCGGtttaaggaaaagaaagaattctACTTTATGGGAACGAGAAAATGGAAATAGAAGTGTGAGTAGCCGCAATATGGGCAGATTGTCGACCATTCCAGATCTGTCACATAGCGTATTGAACTACAGTGGAACATCTCTGAATTCGAAATCAGGACATAGATTTGATAAAAGTGCCGATTCTGTCGTTGATCCTTCACATTTTAGAGGTCTCCGTAAACGTGCATCTTCCGCGCCAACCATAGAACTGGAAAGAAATGCCATTGAGAGGATCAACAGTGCTCTGTTACCACCATGTCTCAAAATCTCGGAACCTCTTACAGCGTCTTCATCAGTGCCTATGTTGGACTTTCCCTTAAGGGCTTTATCACCAGTGACGTCTGATGTCAGCGCCGATAATAGCATCGAAAGAAATGATCTGGAGGATATCCCACAAGTTCCTCAATTGCCTGATGAGACTGCAAGCAATTTCTTAGCTGAGCAAGATAAACCAAACATGGATATACCACTGAATGTGACTTTGGATACATgggaaaagaataaagaaaattttcTCAAGAGAGCCGCTACTATGCAAGAGCATAATAATAGGAGTGGttgtaataataatggcAATCTTTTACCAGCACTACAATTTGAGAGTGAGCAGAAACCACCCGTTCTGGAGATACCAGATCTCCAAACAAAGGATAATTTCAGCTTTCCTGTACAAAAACCATTGGAAGTTCAAACTAAGTTCGAAGACAACAATTATGACACTATAAGCGCATTAGAGCAATATTTTAGCGACATTGACGAGGAAGAACAGCGTGAAGGTATTAATATCGAGGATGGTTTCCAATATCATAACAAGTCCCCTTCCTTCCATTCACAAAGGTTCTCTAAAGATTTGCAGAGAAATAGCATAAAACATTCACCGACCAAATCACTCATATCAATGATCAGTGGTAGGGAAAGTTTAGGGGGGCATCAGAGATCACAAACTCTCTTAGtgaataataatatcaacaataacaacagcGATGGATCCCCGACCAAATCTTCGCCTAGTAGGTCCCAgagattgaaaagaatggGTAAGAAACTGTCGTTATCTAATATCTCTGATACTATGATTAATATCACAGGAAACACTGAAAATGGCAACGAATTCAGATCCcctttcaaagatggaCGTGTTAGAGGTAAAAGCGTTGATTTCAGTTACATATACAACTTGCAGAGTAATCATTCGCCTACCAAGTCAACATCAGGGATCTCTTCGAACCATGGTTCTATCTACAAGGATAGGAGGAATAGTGTGGCTACCGAGAAGAGTATGGGCAAAGGAGTATCCGGTTTTCAATTGGCAAATGCTAATGCAACTTCCAATGCAACTTCTAATGCAAATGCCAACACAAACGCGAACACTACTGCCGACGCCAAGGTAGCTGAAGCTATTGTGGAGTGTAGGACTCCACCACCTCCAAATAGAATTCCATCAACAGAATCTAGCCAGGTTTCCGCCGCATCAACTACAAACTACCCAGACATTGTCATGAGCGAATATGATAGAGAGCGTTGGAATACTTTACTGAGCCTGCAGCTGATAAATTCTAAGGGCCAGTTCAATACAGGTTAG